TGCATCCATTACTTTTAAATCGTTATTTAAAACTTCTGTGTATGTTATTGTTTCGTATTTTTTTGCATCTTCAAATTTAACTGGATCTTTATCATAAATACCATCAACTTTTGTTGCTTTTATAACAATATCTGCATTTATTTCTATAGCTCTTAAAGCTGCTGCTGTATCAGTTGTAAAATATGGATTTCCTGTTCCTGCTCCAAATATCACTACTCTTCCTTTTTCCAAATGTCTTTGGGCTCTTCTTTTTATAAATGGTTCTGCTATTTTAGGCATTTCTATAGCTGTCAATACTCTTGTAGGAACTCCTAGTTTTTCTATAGAATTTTGAAGAGCTAAAGAATTAATTACAGTAGCTAACATTCCCATATGATCCCCAGTAACTCTATCCACACCTTGCTCAGCTCCTGAAAGTCCTCTGAAAATATTTCCTCCACCTATAACTACACCTATTTCAACTCCTAAATCAACTATATCCTTTATTTGTTTAGCATATGAAGAAATTACCTCAGATGATATTCCAAATTCTTGATCCCCCATTAATGCCTCTCCACTTAATTTTAGTAATATTCTGCTATACACAGGTTTCATTCTTTCCTCCTATTTTTTTAAAAAAATAGGGATGCTATTGCATCCCATGTTTTATCTTCTTAAGAAGTATTATCCTTTAATTTGAGCTGCAACTTCAGCTGCGAAATCTTCTACTTTCTTTTCAATTCCTTCTCCCACTTTATATCTAGTGAAAGACATTACTTTCATGTCTCCTGCGAATTTTGCAACTGTTTCTTTATTTTCAGCTCTAACATAAATTTGATCAACTAAACAATTTTCTTCATAGAACTTTCTCATTTTTCCAATTAATATTTTTTCTATAATTTGAGCTGGTTTACCTTCCATTTCCAATTGTTTTCTAGCTATTTCTTTTTCATGTTCTAACATATCTGTTGTTACATCTTCTTCACGTAAGTATCCAGGGTTCATTGCTGCTGCATGCATAGCAATTCCTTTTGCTTTTTCTAATCTTTCAGGTGTAACTTCCCCTGACATTTCAACTATTACTCCTAGTTTTCCACCTAAATGATTATAAGTAGTAACAAAACCAGTTGTAACAACCTTTTCCATTCTTCTAATATTCATGTTTTCTCCAATTTTAGAAATTAGAGCAACTAATGATTCTTCAACTGTTTTCCCATCAGCTAATTTTTCAGCTTTTAATTCTTCAACAGTTGAAATTTCTTTATTTAAAGCTATTTCTACTAAAGCTTTTCCAAAGTTTTTGAATTCATCATTTTTAGAAACAAAATCTGTTTCTGCATTAAATTCTAAAACTACTGCTTTTTTATGATCATCAGAAACACCATCAAAAATTAATCCTTCTGAAGCTACTCTTCCTGATTTTTTTATAGCTTTAGCCATACCTTTTTCTCTTAGTAGGTCTACAGCTTTTTCTATGTCACCGTCTGTTTCTGTAAGTGTTTTCTTACAGTCCATCATTCCAGCTCCAGTCATTGTTCTTAATTCTTTTACTAATTTAGCTGTGATTTGCATGTTCTTTTTTCCCCCTTAAAAATTATTTTGCAGCTCCATTTTCTGAAACTTCTTCAGTTAATGCTTTTGCTTCTGCTGCTTTTTCTTCAGCACCTTGTTTACCTTCTATAACTGCATTAGCCATTAATGTAGTCATTAATTTTACTGATCTTATAGCATCATCATTTGAAGGAATTGGATAATTAATTAGGTCTGGATCTACATTAGTATCAAGCATAGCTATTACTGGGATTCCTAAGTGACTAGCTTCTGCTACTGCTAAAGCTTCTTTT
This genomic stretch from Fusobacterium sp. IOR10 harbors:
- the pyrH gene encoding UMP kinase, translating into MKPVYSRILLKLSGEALMGDQEFGISSEVISSYAKQIKDIVDLGVEIGVVIGGGNIFRGLSGAEQGVDRVTGDHMGMLATVINSLALQNSIEKLGVPTRVLTAIEMPKIAEPFIKRRAQRHLEKGRVVIFGAGTGNPYFTTDTAAALRAIEINADIVIKATKVDGIYDKDPVKFEDAKKYETITYTEVLNNDLKVMDAAAISLCRDNKLPLIVFDSLKEGNIKKVVLGEKIGTVVL
- the tsf gene encoding translation elongation factor Ts → MQITAKLVKELRTMTGAGMMDCKKTLTETDGDIEKAVDLLREKGMAKAIKKSGRVASEGLIFDGVSDDHKKAVVLEFNAETDFVSKNDEFKNFGKALVEIALNKEISTVEELKAEKLADGKTVEESLVALISKIGENMNIRRMEKVVTTGFVTTYNHLGGKLGVIVEMSGEVTPERLEKAKGIAMHAAAMNPGYLREEDVTTDMLEHEKEIARKQLEMEGKPAQIIEKILIGKMRKFYEENCLVDQIYVRAENKETVAKFAGDMKVMSFTRYKVGEGIEKKVEDFAAEVAAQIKG